From one Musa acuminata AAA Group cultivar baxijiao chromosome BXJ2-6, Cavendish_Baxijiao_AAA, whole genome shotgun sequence genomic stretch:
- the LOC103989070 gene encoding exosome complex component RRP45B isoform X5, whose amino-acid sequence MEQRLANTWRMTNNEKKFIASVLASDLRVDGRRPFDYRDLTIKFGREQGLSEVQLGQTRVMSYVTSQLVQPYRDRPNEGTLSIFTEFSPMADPSFEAGRPGEFAVELGRVIDRGLRESSAMDMESLCVVVGKSVWSIRVDLHIVDNGGNLIDAANIAALVALLTFRRPDCTLGGDDGQELIMHDAEVREPLPLIIHHLPIAVTFAVFGEGNIMV is encoded by the exons ATGGAGCAGAGATTAGCAAATACTTGGCGGATGACCAATAACGAGAAGAAGTTCATAGCGAGCGTGCTCGCTTCCGACCTCCGAGTTGACGGCCGCCGCCCCTTCGATTACCGTGATTTGACCATTAAGTTCGGGAG AGAACAGGGTTTATCAGAAGTGCAACTAGGTCAGACACGTGTGATGAGCTACGTGACTTCTCAGCTGGTGCAACCTTATCGAGATAGGCCAAATGAAGGGACTCTCTCAATTTTTACTGAATTTTCACCAATGGCTGATCCATCTTTTGAGGCAGGACGTCCTGGAGAATTTGCTGTTGAACTTGGCCGTGTTATAGATCGTGGACTTCG GGAAAGCAGCGCTATGGATATGGAATCGTTATGTGTTGTTGTAGGGAAATCAGTATGGTCCATACGTGTGGATCTTCACATTGTTGATAATGGAGG AAATCTCATTGATGCTGCTAATATCGCCGCTTTGGTTGCCCTCTTGACGTTTCGGAGGCCTGATTGTACATTAGGAGGTGATGATGGTCAGGAGCTCATAATGCATGATGCTGAG GTTAGGGAACCATTGCCTCTAATAATCCATCATCTTCCTATTGCAGTAACTTTTGCAGTTTTTGGTGAGGGTAACATCATGGTATGA
- the LOC135586731 gene encoding uncharacterized protein LOC135586731 isoform X2: MEPAESSRSKEDSDVWAKLVPTDSTYPPIEIRSREAVICSEITSSSIEKHPWCEIKWNPDKDSAMIRNLSSNVIIIDGKVVGEETVNIISGSEITSGPDREVFLTYIFEAMPSHRNNEKIIEISLDVEHAKCSICLNIWHDVVTVAPCLHNFCNGCFSEWLRRSSTKFNNRAQSVVCPQCRAVVFSVGRNHFLHNIEEAILQTFSSLKRSDEEIALLNTYASIKSNIVVGMHTSRKRPHSLSNDDSNEIALPCPQCGLGCDRAFCGAYWAAQGVDAREFNMICHHETFKPVSERTISRIPELVHQNNQFERDITERCIQRTGKTLQAVISDWIIKFDNKELDRTNLQLNHVEMITPMTHLCNDCYNKLVDYLLYWFRVSLPSHLLPSDASNRDNCWYGHLCRTQQHNEEHARKRNHVCRPTRGNINM; encoded by the exons ATGGAGCCGGCCGAATCTTCTCGCAGCAAAGAAGACTCCGACGTCTGGGCCAAACTAG TGCCCACTGATTCCACGTATCCCCCGATAGAGATAAGATCGCGGGAGGCCGTCATATGTTCGGAGATTACGAGCTCGTCGATTGAGAAGCATCCATGGTGCGAGATAAAGTGGAATCCGGACAAAGATTCGGCGATGATTAGAAACTTGAG TTCAAATGTCATCATCATTGATGGGAAAGTTGTTGGAGAAGAAACAGTGAACATTATAAGTGGCAGTGAAATCACTTCAGGACCTGATAGAGAAG TATTCTTGACCTATATTTTTGAGGCAATGCCTTCTCACAGAAACAATGAAAAAATAATAGAG ATATCATTAGATGTCGAGCATGCAAAATGCAGCATATGCTTAAACATATGGCATGATGTTGTGACAGTTGCTCCTTGTCTCCATAACTTCTG TAATGGGTGCTTCTCAGAATGGTTAAGAAGGTCATCTACCAAGTTCAACAATAGAGCACAAAGTGTTGTATGTCCACAATGCAGAGCAGTTGTATTTTCAGTTGGAAGAAATCATTTTTTGCATAATATTGAAGAG GCTATCTTGCAAACATTTTCGTCTCTAAAGCGTTCCGATGAAGAAATTGCTTTATTGAATACTTATGCTTCAATTAAGTCTAATATT GTTGTGGGCATGCACACATCTAGAAAGAGGCCACACTCACTTTCTAATGATGACAGCAACGAAATTGCGCTTCCATGTCCTCAATGTG GCTTAGGATGCGATAGAGCATTCTGTGGGGCTTACTGGGCTGCTCAAGGTGTAGATGCAAGGGAATTCAACATGATTTGCCATCACGAAACATTCAAACCT GTCTCAGAGCGTACAATTTCAAGAATTCCTGAGTTGGTTCACCAGAATAATCAATTTGAAAGAGAT ATCACAGAAAGGTGTATACAGCGAACAGGGAAGACACTGCAGGCTGTCATCTCAGATTGGATCATAAAGTTTGACAATAAAGAACTTG ATAGAACAAACCTGCAATTGAATCATGTGGAGATGATCACTCCCATGACACACCTTTGCAA TGATTGTTATAACAAATTGGTTGATTATCTGTTATACTGGTTTCGCGTGTCATTGCCTAGTCAT CTTCTCCCGTCTGATGCATCGAACAGGGATAACTGCTGGTATGGTCATCTCTGTCGTACCCAACAACACAATGAAGAACATGCCAGGAAGAGAAACCATGTTTGTCGCCCAACTAGGGGGAACATAAATATGTAA
- the LOC135586731 gene encoding uncharacterized protein LOC135586731 isoform X4, translating to MEPAESSRSKEDSDVWAKLVPTDSTYPPIEIRSREAVICSEITSSSIEKHPWCEIKWNPDKDSAMIRNLSSNVIIIDGKVVGEETVNIISGSEITSGPDREDESQIGSHVVLDGSWKEGERCLSGVNNEAILQTFSSLKRSDEEIALLNTYASIKSNIVVGMHTSRKRPHSLSNDDSNEIALPCPQCGNELGGFRCNRTTTHLHCQGCGGMMPFRSDSVVPQKCLGCDRAFCGAYWAAQGVDAREFNMICHHETFKPVSERTISRIPELVHQNNQFERDITERCIQRTGKTLQAVISDWIIKFDNKELDRTNLQLNHVEMITPMTHLCNDCYNKLVDYLLYWFRVSLPSHLLPSDASNRDNCWYGHLCRTQQHNEEHARKRNHVCRPTRGNINM from the exons ATGGAGCCGGCCGAATCTTCTCGCAGCAAAGAAGACTCCGACGTCTGGGCCAAACTAG TGCCCACTGATTCCACGTATCCCCCGATAGAGATAAGATCGCGGGAGGCCGTCATATGTTCGGAGATTACGAGCTCGTCGATTGAGAAGCATCCATGGTGCGAGATAAAGTGGAATCCGGACAAAGATTCGGCGATGATTAGAAACTTGAG TTCAAATGTCATCATCATTGATGGGAAAGTTGTTGGAGAAGAAACAGTGAACATTATAAGTGGCAGTGAAATCACTTCAGGACCTGATAGAGAAG ATGAGAGTCAGATAGGATCACATGTAGTGCTAGATGGGAGTTGGAAAGAGGGTGAAAGATGTCTTTCTGGAGTTAACAATGAA GCTATCTTGCAAACATTTTCGTCTCTAAAGCGTTCCGATGAAGAAATTGCTTTATTGAATACTTATGCTTCAATTAAGTCTAATATT GTTGTGGGCATGCACACATCTAGAAAGAGGCCACACTCACTTTCTAATGATGACAGCAACGAAATTGCGCTTCCATGTCCTCAATGTG GAAATGAACTTGGTGGATTTAGATGCAACAGAACTACCACTCACTTGCACTGTCAAGGATGTGGTGGAATGATGCCTTTTAGATCTGATTCTGTTGTACCACAAAAGT GCTTAGGATGCGATAGAGCATTCTGTGGGGCTTACTGGGCTGCTCAAGGTGTAGATGCAAGGGAATTCAACATGATTTGCCATCACGAAACATTCAAACCT GTCTCAGAGCGTACAATTTCAAGAATTCCTGAGTTGGTTCACCAGAATAATCAATTTGAAAGAGAT ATCACAGAAAGGTGTATACAGCGAACAGGGAAGACACTGCAGGCTGTCATCTCAGATTGGATCATAAAGTTTGACAATAAAGAACTTG ATAGAACAAACCTGCAATTGAATCATGTGGAGATGATCACTCCCATGACACACCTTTGCAA TGATTGTTATAACAAATTGGTTGATTATCTGTTATACTGGTTTCGCGTGTCATTGCCTAGTCAT CTTCTCCCGTCTGATGCATCGAACAGGGATAACTGCTGGTATGGTCATCTCTGTCGTACCCAACAACACAATGAAGAACATGCCAGGAAGAGAAACCATGTTTGTCGCCCAACTAGGGGGAACATAAATATGTAA
- the LOC135586731 gene encoding uncharacterized protein LOC135586731 isoform X1 gives MEPAESSRSKEDSDVWAKLVPTDSTYPPIEIRSREAVICSEITSSSIEKHPWCEIKWNPDKDSAMIRNLSSNVIIIDGKVVGEETVNIISGSEITSGPDREVFLTYIFEAMPSHRNNEKIIEISLDVEHAKCSICLNIWHDVVTVAPCLHNFCNGCFSEWLRRSSTKFNNRAQSVVCPQCRAVVFSVGRNHFLHNIEEAILQTFSSLKRSDEEIALLNTYASIKSNIVVGMHTSRKRPHSLSNDDSNEIALPCPQCGNELGGFRCNRTTTHLHCQGCGGMMPFRSDSVVPQKCLGCDRAFCGAYWAAQGVDAREFNMICHHETFKPVSERTISRIPELVHQNNQFERDITERCIQRTGKTLQAVISDWIIKFDNKELDRTNLQLNHVEMITPMTHLCNDCYNKLVDYLLYWFRVSLPSHLLPSDASNRDNCWYGHLCRTQQHNEEHARKRNHVCRPTRGNINM, from the exons ATGGAGCCGGCCGAATCTTCTCGCAGCAAAGAAGACTCCGACGTCTGGGCCAAACTAG TGCCCACTGATTCCACGTATCCCCCGATAGAGATAAGATCGCGGGAGGCCGTCATATGTTCGGAGATTACGAGCTCGTCGATTGAGAAGCATCCATGGTGCGAGATAAAGTGGAATCCGGACAAAGATTCGGCGATGATTAGAAACTTGAG TTCAAATGTCATCATCATTGATGGGAAAGTTGTTGGAGAAGAAACAGTGAACATTATAAGTGGCAGTGAAATCACTTCAGGACCTGATAGAGAAG TATTCTTGACCTATATTTTTGAGGCAATGCCTTCTCACAGAAACAATGAAAAAATAATAGAG ATATCATTAGATGTCGAGCATGCAAAATGCAGCATATGCTTAAACATATGGCATGATGTTGTGACAGTTGCTCCTTGTCTCCATAACTTCTG TAATGGGTGCTTCTCAGAATGGTTAAGAAGGTCATCTACCAAGTTCAACAATAGAGCACAAAGTGTTGTATGTCCACAATGCAGAGCAGTTGTATTTTCAGTTGGAAGAAATCATTTTTTGCATAATATTGAAGAG GCTATCTTGCAAACATTTTCGTCTCTAAAGCGTTCCGATGAAGAAATTGCTTTATTGAATACTTATGCTTCAATTAAGTCTAATATT GTTGTGGGCATGCACACATCTAGAAAGAGGCCACACTCACTTTCTAATGATGACAGCAACGAAATTGCGCTTCCATGTCCTCAATGTG GAAATGAACTTGGTGGATTTAGATGCAACAGAACTACCACTCACTTGCACTGTCAAGGATGTGGTGGAATGATGCCTTTTAGATCTGATTCTGTTGTACCACAAAAGT GCTTAGGATGCGATAGAGCATTCTGTGGGGCTTACTGGGCTGCTCAAGGTGTAGATGCAAGGGAATTCAACATGATTTGCCATCACGAAACATTCAAACCT GTCTCAGAGCGTACAATTTCAAGAATTCCTGAGTTGGTTCACCAGAATAATCAATTTGAAAGAGAT ATCACAGAAAGGTGTATACAGCGAACAGGGAAGACACTGCAGGCTGTCATCTCAGATTGGATCATAAAGTTTGACAATAAAGAACTTG ATAGAACAAACCTGCAATTGAATCATGTGGAGATGATCACTCCCATGACACACCTTTGCAA TGATTGTTATAACAAATTGGTTGATTATCTGTTATACTGGTTTCGCGTGTCATTGCCTAGTCAT CTTCTCCCGTCTGATGCATCGAACAGGGATAACTGCTGGTATGGTCATCTCTGTCGTACCCAACAACACAATGAAGAACATGCCAGGAAGAGAAACCATGTTTGTCGCCCAACTAGGGGGAACATAAATATGTAA
- the LOC135586731 gene encoding uncharacterized protein LOC135586731 isoform X3, which translates to MEPAESSRSKEDSDVWAKLVPTDSTYPPIEIRSREAVICSEITSSSIEKHPWCEIKWNPDKDSAMIRNLSSNVIIIDGKVVGEETVNIISGSEITSGPDREVFLTYIFEAMPSHRNNEKIIEISLDVEHAKCSICLNIWHDVVTVAPCLHNFCNGCFSEWLRRSSTKFNNRAQSVVCPQCRAVVFSVGRNHFLHNIEEAILQTFSSLKRSDEEIALLNTYASIKSNIVVGMHTSRKRPHSLSNDDSNEIALPCPQCGNELGGFRCNRTTTHLHCQGCGGMMPFRSDSVVPQKCLGCDRAFCGAYWAAQGVDAREFNMICHHETFKPVSERTISRIPELVHQNNQFERDITERCIQRTGKTLQAVISDWIIKFDNKELDRTNLQLNHVEMITPMTHLCKSRNLSGASDHCICFQDRSIA; encoded by the exons ATGGAGCCGGCCGAATCTTCTCGCAGCAAAGAAGACTCCGACGTCTGGGCCAAACTAG TGCCCACTGATTCCACGTATCCCCCGATAGAGATAAGATCGCGGGAGGCCGTCATATGTTCGGAGATTACGAGCTCGTCGATTGAGAAGCATCCATGGTGCGAGATAAAGTGGAATCCGGACAAAGATTCGGCGATGATTAGAAACTTGAG TTCAAATGTCATCATCATTGATGGGAAAGTTGTTGGAGAAGAAACAGTGAACATTATAAGTGGCAGTGAAATCACTTCAGGACCTGATAGAGAAG TATTCTTGACCTATATTTTTGAGGCAATGCCTTCTCACAGAAACAATGAAAAAATAATAGAG ATATCATTAGATGTCGAGCATGCAAAATGCAGCATATGCTTAAACATATGGCATGATGTTGTGACAGTTGCTCCTTGTCTCCATAACTTCTG TAATGGGTGCTTCTCAGAATGGTTAAGAAGGTCATCTACCAAGTTCAACAATAGAGCACAAAGTGTTGTATGTCCACAATGCAGAGCAGTTGTATTTTCAGTTGGAAGAAATCATTTTTTGCATAATATTGAAGAG GCTATCTTGCAAACATTTTCGTCTCTAAAGCGTTCCGATGAAGAAATTGCTTTATTGAATACTTATGCTTCAATTAAGTCTAATATT GTTGTGGGCATGCACACATCTAGAAAGAGGCCACACTCACTTTCTAATGATGACAGCAACGAAATTGCGCTTCCATGTCCTCAATGTG GAAATGAACTTGGTGGATTTAGATGCAACAGAACTACCACTCACTTGCACTGTCAAGGATGTGGTGGAATGATGCCTTTTAGATCTGATTCTGTTGTACCACAAAAGT GCTTAGGATGCGATAGAGCATTCTGTGGGGCTTACTGGGCTGCTCAAGGTGTAGATGCAAGGGAATTCAACATGATTTGCCATCACGAAACATTCAAACCT GTCTCAGAGCGTACAATTTCAAGAATTCCTGAGTTGGTTCACCAGAATAATCAATTTGAAAGAGAT ATCACAGAAAGGTGTATACAGCGAACAGGGAAGACACTGCAGGCTGTCATCTCAGATTGGATCATAAAGTTTGACAATAAAGAACTTG ATAGAACAAACCTGCAATTGAATCATGTGGAGATGATCACTCCCATGACACACCTTTGCAA GTCAAGAAATCTCAGTGGAGCCAGTGACCATTGTATCTGCTTTCAAGATAGAAGCATAGCTTAG
- the LOC135613624 gene encoding probable alkaline/neutral invertase D yields the protein MHSFGAVPTPTSPDWSPFELPPMVDEAWDALRKSVVFFRGQPVGTVAAVDHASGEVLNYDQVFVRDFVPSALAFLMTGEHEIVKNFLLKTIHLQSLEKKIDQFKLGEGVMPASFKVNNNPTRKTETLMADFGESAIGRVAPVDSGFWWIILLRAYTKSTGDLSLSETPECQNGMRLILSLCLSEGFDTFPTLLCADGCSMIDRRMGVYGYPIEIQALFFMALRCALAMLKSDAKGKEFMERIMKRLHALGYHMRRYFWLDFQQLNDIYRYKTEEYSHTAVNKFNVIPDSIPDWIFDFMPCRGGYFVGNVSPARMDFRWFALGNCIAILSSLATPEQSDAIMDLIEERWEELVGEMPLKISYPALEGHEWRIVTGCDPKNTRWSYHNGGSWPVLLWLLTAACVKTGRPQIARRAIELAENRLSKDGWPEYYDGKLGRYVGKQARKFQTWSIAAYLVAKMLLEDPSHLGMISLEEDKVKAPPMKRPASWTA from the exons ATGCACTCCTTTGGCGCGGTGCCCACGCCGACCTCGCCGGATTGGAGCCCGTTCGAGCTGCCTCCGATGGTCGATGAGGCATGGGATGCCCTCAGGAAGTCCGTCGTCTTCTTCCGGGGGCAGCCGGTGGGGACAGTAGCCGCCGTCGATCACGCCTCGGGGGAAGTCCTTAACTACGACCAG GTGTTTGTCCGTGACTTTGTGCCAAGTGCTCTGGCTTTTCTAATGACCGGTGAGCATGAGATCGTTAAGAACTTTCTCTTGAAGACAATTCACCTTCAAAGTTTGGAAAAGAAGATAGATCAATTCAAGCTCGGGGAAGGGGTGATGCCAGCGAGCTTCAAGGTGAACAATAATCCAACCAGGAAAACTGAAACTCTAATGGCGGATTTTGGTGAGAGTGCGATAGGGAGGGTTGCACCCGTGGACTCTGGTTTTTGGTGGATCATTCTTCTCCGTGCCTACACAAAATCTACTGGTGATCTATCCTTGTCAGAAACCCCTGAATGCCAAAATGGGATGAGGCTTATCTTATCGTTATGCCTTTCCGAGGGGTTCGACACATTTCCCACCTTGCTTTGTGCCGATGGATGCTCAATGATTGATCGTAGAATG GGTGTTTATGGCTACCCCATCGAAATCCAAGCTCTGTTCTTCATGGCACTGAGATGTGCTCTAGCGATGCTTAAATCTGATGCAAAAGGCAAGGAGTTCATGGAGAGAATAATGAAGCGCTTGCATGCCTTAGGTTACCACATGCGACGTTACTTTTGGCTTGACTTCCAACAGTTGAACGATATATATCGCTACAAGACCGAAGAATACTCCCACACAGCAGTAAACAAGTTCAATGTCATTCCTGATTCGATCCCGGACTGGATATTTGACTTCATGCCTTGCCGTGGTGGCTACTTCGTCGGCAATGTGAGCCCTGCAAGAATGGACTTCCGATGGTTTGCTCTTGGTAATTGCATTGCCATACTGTCTTCGCTTGCTACACCAGAGCAGTCAGACGCAATAATGGACCTAATCGAAGAGAGGTGGGAGGAACTGGTGGGTGAAATGCCATTGAAGATATCTTATCCTGCTTTAGAAGGCCATGAATGGAGGATCGTGACAGGTTGTGATCCCAAAAACACCAGATGGAGCTACCACAACGGAGGTTCTTGGCCAG TGCTTCTATGGCTGCTCACTGCAGCCTGCGTCAAGACAGGCAGGCCGCAGATTGCTAGAAGAGCGATCGAGCTTGCCGAGAACAGGCTGTCGAAGGATGGATGGCCGGAGTACTATGATGGGAAGCTTGGGAGGTACGTCGGAAAGCAAGCCAGGAAGTTTCAGACGTGGTCAATCGCCGCTTATTTGGTGGCTAAAATGCTGCTCGAGGACCCTTCTCATCTTGGGATGATATCTCTGGAGGAGGACAAGGTGAAGGCGCCTCCCATGAAGAGGCCGGCTTCATGGACTGCGTAA
- the LOC135613625 gene encoding alpha-(1,4)-fucosyltransferase-like, giving the protein MPPVNNHALLRFLPSSVLVLLVLLLTTYVDFSSLSSHFRFSSSSFAAAARTIADPGPAPAPALADNVGRLAEPLPDTAPTPDHPPETFTDLAAAFARWDEEVGCDRFREKHGYSNWTADPSAIQDAEAGDCSSLGARHVSILVKGWSWIPDEMDDLYSCRCGMTCLWTKSEALADKPDAVFFEWDSPPKTRQKGEPLRVYMDIEPTRKRSGYEDIFVGYHAKDDVQCTYPASLIHKSRNYHVSSKKRSDILVYWSSSRCFQFRNELAEKFFAHITHHSFGGCVNNVGGSDAALSFYPECKMELVAKQHWWGHVHCAMSHYKFVLAIENTKTDSYITEKLYYALDAGAVPIYFGAPDVESFVPPHSIIDGSKFDSMEALASYVKAVADDPIAYAEYHAWRRCGVMGYYRKNRATSLDALPCRLCEYVSRKGGRDAA; this is encoded by the exons atgccgccGGTAAACAACCACGCCCTCCTTCGCTTCCTCCCCTCCTCCGTTCTCGTCCTCCTTGTCCTCCTCCTCACCACCTACGTTGACTTCTCCTCCCTCTCATCTCACTTccgcttctcttcctcctccttcgctGCCGCCGCCAGGACCATCGCCGACCCCGGCCCTGCCCCCGCCCCAGCCCTCGCCGACAACGTTGGGAGGCTCGCGGAGCCGCTCCCCGACACCGCCCCTACCCCTGACCATCCGCCCGAGACCTTCACTGACCTCGCCGCCGCGTTCGCGAGATGGGACGAGGAGGTGGGCTGCGATCGGTTCCGGGAGAAGCACGGTTACAGTAACTGGACCGCGGACCCGTCGGCGATCCAGGACGCGGAGGCCGGCGACTGCTCGAGCCTCGGCGCCAGGCACGTCAGCATTCTGGTGAAGGGGTGGAGTTGGATcccggacgagatggatgatctgtACTCGTGCCGGTGCGGGATGACCTGCCTCTGGACCAAATCCGAAGCCCTAGCCGACAAGCCCGACGCCGTGTTCTTCGAGTGGGATTCGCCTCCGAAGACG AGGCAAAAGGGTGAACCGCTTCGAGTGTATATGGATATCGAACCCACTAGGAAACGATCAGGATATGAAGACATATTTGTTGGTTATCATGCCAAGGATGATGTGCAGTGCACATACCCTGCTTCCCTTATTCATAAATCCCGGAATTACCATGTCTCCTCTAAGAAACGAAGC GACATCCTTGTCTACTGGTCTTCTTCGCGGTGTTTCCAGTTCCGAAACGAACTTGCCGAGAAGTTTTTTGCCCACATCACCCATCATTCTTTTGGAGGTTGCGTGAACAATGTAGGGGGTAGTGATGCAGCACTTTCCTTCTACCCCGAGTGCAAAATGGAGCTGGTCGCCAAACAACACTGGTGGGGGCACGTACACTGTGCCATGTCACATTACAAGTTTGTCCTCGCCATTGAAAACACCAAGACGGACAGCTACATCACCGAGAAGCTCTACTATGCTCTTGATGCTGGTGCAGTGCCCATCTACTTTGGGGCACCGGATGTCGAAAGCTTCGTCCCTCCGCATTCTATCATTGATGGATCCAAGTTTGACTCCATGGAAGCGCTGGCTTCGTATGTGAAGGCTGTGGCAGATGACCCCATTGCCTATGCAGAGTACCATGCTTGGAGGAGGTGCGGTGTGATGGGTTACTACAGGAAGAACCGTGCCACCAGCCTCGATGCGCTGCCGTGCCGGCTGTGCGAGTATGTGAGCAGGAAAGGCGGAAGAGATGCTGCGTGA